A region from the Benincasa hispida cultivar B227 chromosome 10, ASM972705v1, whole genome shotgun sequence genome encodes:
- the LOC120088781 gene encoding uncharacterized protein LOC120088781 translates to MKIMGRSFHGDERWEEADKEETEIEEEEEALSFCDLPVKEKQQPMRSASAAVETEDFDFNHWRPPPPPMFAADELFFQGQMLPLRLSFSSENSNNNNIHHLFGGNLWQRSESMDHNMLRFGNGSSSSSSSRSHYSRSSSVSNNSVSIPTNSKARPQKNVFHSHPSPTPQIRSFSNSSHRSRSSSRWEFFRLGLLRTPGMELHDLKTRTTTAAAATTTHKTTTSILGVVSCKRSVDTVATTVAKNRRNENVKKNNKKVEIREKEKEKEKEKEKERRVSHRRTFEWLKQLSHATFGEEQ, encoded by the exons ATGAAGATAATGGGAAGAAGCTTCCATGGAGATGAACGATGGGAAGAAGCTGATAAAGAAGAGACTgaaattgaggaagaagaagaagcattGTCTTTCTGTGACCTTCCTGTGAAAGAAAAGCAGCAGCCGATGAGATCGGCGTCGGCCGCCGTAGAAACAGAGGACTTTGATTTCAACCACTGGCGACCGCCACCGCCGCCCATGTTCGCCGCCGATGAGCTCTTCTTCCAAGGCCAAATGCTTCCTCTTCGCCTCTCTTTCAGCTCTGAAAATagcaacaataataatattcatCACTTGTTTGGTGGAAATTTGTGGCAGAGGTCGGAATCCATGGATCATAATATGTTGAGGTTTGGAAATGGAAGCAGTAGTAGCAGTAGTAGTAGAAGCCATTATTCCAG GTCATCAAGTGTTAGTAATAATTCCGTTTCCATTCCGACGAACTCAAAGGCAAGACCACAGAAGAACGTTTTCCACTCTCACCCAAGTCCGACGCCCCAAATCAGATCCTTCTCAAATTCCAGCCACCGGAGCCGGAGTTCCTCCCGGTGGGAGTTTTTCCGACTCGGTCTTCTTCGAACGCCCGGAATGGAGCTTCATGACCTCAAAACACGCACCACCACCGCCGCCGCGGCCACGACGACGCATAAAACAACCACCTCAATTCTAGGTGTGGTGAGCTGCAAAAGATCCGTCGATACAGTAGCGACGACGGTGGCGAAGAATAGAAGGAATGAAAatgttaagaaaaataataaaaaagtggAAATTAGGGAAAAggagaaggaaaaggaaaaggaaaaggaaaaggaaagaaggGTGTCACATCGTCGAACATTTGAATGGCTAAAGCAGCTCTCGCATGCAACCTTTGGTGAggaacaataa
- the LOC120087565 gene encoding protein CONSERVED IN THE GREEN LINEAGE AND DIATOMS 27, chloroplastic has translation MFRLNVYCSSCCSLIRNSKDVRTSFRFQLRPNRRLNPRVLAKALKDDQTDGGGGRFSGQKWDPGLEIEVPFEQRPVNEYSSLKDSVLYSWGELGAGPFFLRLGGLWLGSFIVLGIPVAAASFNPSREPLRFVLAAGIGTLLLVSLIVLRIYLGWSYVGDRLLSAVIPYEESGWYDGQMWVKPPEVLARDRLLGSYKVKPVINMLKQTLVGTGIVLVSAVLLFIFATPVEDFVQTRFSSNQNLSSNVNPDSDINKKYNLRKEQLLQLPVEVMADDELAAAAAEAADGRPVYCRDRYYRALAGGQYCKWEDLIK, from the exons ATGTTCAGACTGAATGTGTACTGCAGCAGTTGCTGCTCTCTGATTCGCAATAGCAAAGATGTAAGGACCTCTTTTCGATTTCAATTGAGGCCAAATCGGAGGCTGAATCCACGGGTTTTGGCCAAGGCCTTGAAGGATGATCAAACTGATGGCGGCGGCGGCAGATTTTCCGGCCAGAAATGGGACCCTGGCTTGGAAATTGAAGTCCCCTTTGAACAACGCCCG GTGAATGAATACTCATCTCTAAAAGACTCGGTATTGTATTCATGGGGTGAGCTGGGAGCAGGGCCTTTCTTTCTTCGCCTTGGAGGGCTTTGGCTAGGAAGCTTCATAGTCTTGGGAATCCCCGTTGCTGCTGCAAGCTTCAATCCTTCACGG GAACCTCTGCGATTTGTGCTTGCTGCTGGAATTGGAACTCTTCTCCTCGTTTCCTTGATTGTCTTGAGAATATATCTG GGTTGGAGTTATGTGGGAGATAGGCTGTTATCAGCAGTTATACCTTACGAAGAGAGCGGATGGTATGATGGCCAAATGTGGGTCAAACCACCCGAG GTTCTGGCTCGTGATAGATTGTTAGGATCTTACAAG gttAAACCGGTGATCAACATGCTCAAACAAACACTAGTTGGAACAGGGATTGTTCTTGTCTCAGCTGTATTATTGTTCATATTTGCTACACCAGTAGAGGATTTTGTTCAGACCAGATTTTCCTCAAACCAAAACTTATCATCCAACGTTAATCCAGATTCAGACATCAACAAAAAATACAACTTAAG AAAGGAGCAGTTGCTTCAGTTACCGGTTGAGGTCATGGCCGATGATGAGCTTGCAGCGGCAGCGGCCGAAGCAGCCGACGGTAGACCGGTCTACTGTAGAGATCGGTATTACCGAGCGTTAGCTGGGGGACAATACTGCAAATGGGAGGACTTGATCAAGTAA